A DNA window from Mucilaginibacter xinganensis contains the following coding sequences:
- a CDS encoding DUF5009 domain-containing protein — protein MSHSKRLLSIDVLRAINMLFMIFVNDLSGVSHVPKWIDHVKGWEDGMHFADTIFPLFLFIAGLSIPLAIGKRIEKGNSAGSITGYIALRSFALIVMGFFHVNMEDYSKQALLPLPVWGLLLTISFFLIWLDYPDTLAKTKKYALIGTGIVILILLGVLYKGVDEDGGIRWLEPSWWGILGLIGWAYLVCSLIYLLTKGNMMGLLTALLVLVGTNLAVHAKLIDFKIPIINDASCASLMMFGVIVSLLYSKIIAKGSYKWLWPSFTVLGVALIGFGFLVRPYTQGISKIHSTPAWIFICTGIGVLVFEIIIFLVDVKGKAGWFKIIKPGGTSTLTCYLIPYLLVSLMALVHFTYPDFLDEGTGGIIRSFAVAFVVILVTGVLEKRRIRLKI, from the coding sequence ATGTCTCATTCAAAGCGTCTTTTATCTATTGATGTGCTGCGGGCTATCAATATGTTATTCATGATATTTGTTAACGACCTTAGCGGGGTTAGCCATGTGCCCAAATGGATAGACCACGTTAAAGGATGGGAAGACGGGATGCATTTTGCCGATACAATTTTTCCGCTTTTCCTTTTCATCGCCGGGTTGTCCATCCCACTGGCAATAGGCAAGCGTATTGAAAAAGGGAATTCAGCGGGTTCTATCACGGGTTATATAGCCTTACGGTCGTTTGCCCTCATTGTAATGGGCTTTTTTCATGTTAATATGGAAGACTACAGCAAACAAGCCTTGCTGCCCCTTCCTGTTTGGGGTCTGCTGCTCACCATCAGTTTCTTCCTCATTTGGCTTGATTACCCTGATACGCTTGCCAAAACAAAAAAGTACGCATTAATAGGTACCGGTATTGTGATATTAATATTACTGGGTGTATTATATAAAGGAGTTGACGAGGACGGCGGCATCCGCTGGCTGGAACCATCGTGGTGGGGGATCTTAGGCCTTATCGGCTGGGCATACCTTGTTTGTTCATTAATTTATCTGCTTACAAAAGGCAACATGATGGGCTTGTTGACAGCGTTGCTGGTATTGGTTGGTACCAACCTGGCGGTACACGCAAAGCTGATAGACTTTAAAATACCCATTATTAACGACGCCTCCTGCGCATCGCTAATGATGTTTGGTGTGATAGTCTCGTTGCTTTATTCAAAAATAATTGCAAAGGGAAGTTATAAATGGCTTTGGCCTTCATTTACCGTATTGGGAGTCGCGTTAATAGGGTTTGGCTTTTTGGTAAGGCCTTATACGCAGGGCATCTCAAAAATTCATTCAACCCCTGCCTGGATCTTCATCTGTACCGGGATCGGGGTATTGGTGTTTGAGATCATTATATTTTTGGTTGATGTTAAAGGTAAAGCCGGTTGGTTTAAAATTATTAAACCAGGCGGCACAAGCACGTTAACCTGTTATTTGATTCCTTATTTGCTGGTTTCGTTAATGGCACTGGTGCATTTTACTTATCCTGATTTTTTGGATGAGGGAACAGGTGGTATCATCCGCTCATTTGCTGTTGCTTTTGTTGTTATCCTAGTAACAGGTGTATTAGAAAAAAGAAGGATCAGGCTTAAAATTTAA
- a CDS encoding carbohydrate binding family 9 domain-containing protein, with amino-acid sequence MKYRFLLICCLFTLHIFAQKKNSKFQYHIRHLTSAVKIDGVMDEAAWQDAEVANNFYMVLPMDTSFAKVKTEVRMAYDDKNIYILATCYKALPGQSMVESLKRDFAFQKNDNFIFFMDTYNDQTNGYSFGSNAVGAEWDGTMYEGGKVDLNWTNKWVSAVKNYPDRYVFEAAIPFKSIRYKKGISEWGINFSRNDLKTTEKSSWTPVPRQFPTASLAYTGTLVWDVPPPDPGPNISIIPYVLTGVTKDYAGHKNAALHLEAGGDAKIAVSSALNLDLTVHPDFSQVDADKQVTNLSRYELFYPETRQFFLENGDQFNNFGYASIRPFFSRRIGLTSTIIGGARLSGKLDQNWRIGVMDMQTNSNDQTGAPAQNFTVIALQRKVFARSNIGFLFVNKQSFNYPATTSVTPTDAKYNSNFGLEYNLASSDNLFTGKALVLKSFSPNKQGHDFTQAGNLQYADKYWTIGGQYEVVGANYNAGVGYVPRQGYIKLNPYIGRLFFPKEGVILSHGPTFNLTDYYDGGFKPTDNRAFLSYQVTFRDKSVLTALVEHDFVKLLQPFDPTNYTNNFLPAGQQSHWNNAELSFFSVPQSLFTYDFTLDYGGYYDNGKKLSLANDVGYRFQPYVNIQVSTTYNNLQLPQPWGQKTFWLVGPRVDVTMTNKFFLTGFFQYNEQGKNININTRLQWRYRPASDFFIVYTDNYLPRPFFVKNRGLVFKFTYWLNN; translated from the coding sequence TTGAAGTATAGATTTTTACTTATCTGCTGCTTATTTACCCTGCATATTTTTGCACAAAAGAAGAATAGTAAGTTCCAATACCATATCCGCCATTTAACATCTGCGGTTAAAATTGATGGGGTAATGGACGAGGCAGCCTGGCAAGATGCAGAGGTTGCCAACAACTTTTACATGGTGCTGCCAATGGACACCAGTTTTGCCAAAGTGAAAACGGAGGTACGAATGGCTTATGACGATAAGAACATTTATATTTTAGCTACCTGCTATAAAGCGCTGCCCGGCCAAAGCATGGTTGAATCGTTAAAGCGCGACTTCGCTTTCCAAAAAAACGACAATTTTATTTTCTTTATGGATACCTATAACGATCAAACCAACGGGTATTCATTCGGGTCTAATGCGGTAGGTGCGGAGTGGGACGGAACCATGTACGAAGGCGGTAAGGTTGATTTAAACTGGACAAATAAATGGGTATCGGCCGTTAAGAATTATCCCGACCGCTATGTTTTTGAAGCGGCTATACCATTCAAATCTATCCGGTACAAAAAAGGCATTTCAGAATGGGGAATAAACTTTAGCAGGAACGATTTGAAAACTACGGAAAAATCAAGCTGGACACCTGTTCCGCGCCAGTTCCCCACCGCATCGCTTGCTTACACCGGCACGCTGGTATGGGATGTTCCGCCGCCTGATCCGGGTCCTAATATTTCCATCATACCTTATGTATTAACGGGGGTTACCAAAGACTACGCCGGGCACAAAAATGCGGCACTGCATTTGGAAGCGGGCGGTGATGCGAAAATAGCCGTGTCATCGGCACTTAACCTTGATCTTACGGTGCACCCTGATTTTTCGCAGGTTGATGCCGATAAGCAGGTAACCAACTTAAGCAGGTACGAACTTTTTTACCCGGAGACCCGCCAGTTTTTTTTAGAGAACGGCGATCAGTTCAATAATTTCGGTTATGCGTCTATCAGGCCGTTCTTTTCCCGGCGGATAGGCTTAACATCAACCATAATAGGCGGGGCAAGGCTAAGCGGTAAGCTTGATCAAAACTGGCGCATCGGGGTTATGGATATGCAAACCAACAGTAACGATCAAACCGGGGCCCCTGCGCAAAATTTCACAGTAATAGCCTTACAGCGCAAAGTGTTTGCACGCTCCAATATTGGTTTCCTTTTTGTGAATAAGCAATCATTTAATTACCCGGCAACCACCTCGGTAACGCCAACAGATGCTAAATATAACAGCAACTTTGGTTTGGAATATAACCTGGCATCGTCTGATAATTTGTTTACCGGTAAAGCATTGGTTTTAAAATCATTCAGTCCCAATAAACAGGGGCATGATTTTACCCAGGCAGGCAACCTTCAATATGCGGATAAGTACTGGACAATTGGTGGCCAGTACGAAGTTGTTGGCGCCAACTATAATGCCGGAGTAGGTTATGTGCCGCGCCAGGGGTATATAAAGCTTAATCCCTATATCGGTCGTTTATTTTTTCCGAAAGAGGGTGTGATATTAAGCCACGGCCCGACTTTTAATTTAACTGATTATTACGACGGCGGATTTAAGCCAACGGATAACCGTGCATTTCTTTCATACCAGGTAACGTTCAGGGATAAAAGTGTTTTAACCGCCCTGGTTGAACATGATTTTGTTAAGCTGCTGCAGCCATTTGACCCAACCAATTACACTAACAATTTTTTGCCGGCGGGCCAGCAAAGCCATTGGAACAATGCCGAACTGTCTTTCTTTTCGGTGCCGCAAAGCTTGTTTACTTATGATTTTACTTTAGATTATGGCGGGTATTATGACAATGGTAAGAAACTGAGTCTGGCGAATGATGTTGGTTACCGCTTTCAGCCTTATGTAAATATCCAGGTGAGCACAACTTATAATAACCTGCAGCTGCCACAACCGTGGGGACAAAAAACGTTCTGGCTGGTAGGCCCAAGGGTTGATGTTACCATGACCAATAAGTTTTTCCTTACCGGCTTTTTTCAATACAATGAGCAGGGTAAAAATATTAACATCAACACCCGTCTTCAATGGCGGTACAGGCCGGCATCAGATTTCTTTATTGTTTATACCGATAACTACCTGCCGCGCCCGTTCTTCGTAAAAAACAGGGGCCTGGTGTTTAAGTTTACCTATTGGCTGAATAATTAG
- a CDS encoding ThuA domain-containing protein, with the protein MSLSSRIRNAAFLLMSACLLFACATNLRAQSAGPKFRVIAFYTAQEDKAHISFVHDANQWFPKMAAKYNFAYDSTKNWTNLNPEFLSRYQVVIFLDTRPEDPSQREAFEKYMKGGGGWMGFHFAAFALTPSKFNQDWNWYHNEFLGSGQYVSNIWRPSPAILDVDTKFPATRHLPKTFKTSPNEWYRWELDLRKNPDIKILAAIDSASFPLGTGPKQSEIWHSGYYPAVWTNTKYKMVYFNMGHNDMDYEHKYDNTDKTLSYTFGSPMEAKMVLDALLWMGSGGGD; encoded by the coding sequence ATGTCGTTATCATCCCGGATCAGGAATGCTGCTTTTTTATTAATGAGTGCCTGTTTACTATTTGCCTGCGCAACAAATTTAAGGGCGCAAAGTGCCGGGCCGAAATTCAGGGTAATTGCTTTTTATACCGCACAGGAAGATAAGGCGCACATCAGTTTTGTACACGATGCCAACCAGTGGTTCCCCAAAATGGCGGCAAAATATAACTTTGCATACGATTCCACTAAAAACTGGACCAACCTTAACCCTGAATTCCTGTCGCGTTACCAGGTGGTGATTTTTTTGGATACCCGCCCGGAAGACCCGTCGCAAAGGGAAGCATTTGAAAAATACATGAAAGGCGGCGGCGGATGGATGGGTTTTCACTTTGCTGCATTTGCGCTTACCCCTTCCAAATTTAACCAGGATTGGAACTGGTACCACAATGAGTTCCTCGGCTCGGGGCAGTACGTAAGCAATATCTGGCGCCCATCGCCTGCTATATTAGATGTGGACACCAAATTTCCGGCAACCAGGCACCTCCCTAAAACATTTAAAACCTCACCCAACGAATGGTACCGGTGGGAACTTGACCTGCGTAAAAATCCGGATATCAAAATCCTGGCAGCTATTGATTCTGCCAGCTTTCCGCTTGGCACCGGGCCAAAGCAAAGCGAGATCTGGCACAGCGGCTACTACCCCGCCGTATGGACCAACACCAAATACAAAATGGTTTATTTTAACATGGGCCATAACGATATGGACTATGAGCACAAATACGACAATACAGACAAAACACTATCCTATACCTTTGGCAGCCCAATGGAAGCAAAAATGGTACTGGATGCTTTGCTGTGGATGGGTAGTGGTGGTGGTGACTAG
- a CDS encoding bifunctional YncE family protein/alkaline phosphatase family protein, giving the protein MYKNIRLSYIYIALNVIALTACHTAKKNKADADNEQLNMHSAYDDSTLTNKILPVLMPYNRVIDPAGKVIAFGDPGDENHSMDVKLIPGSSLIVVEDRFGIAFIDTIKKKVTARWTYKSDRKYSGVMSTYSGLKVLQSNQKTFIFWSGAVSNGQNSHSYVFQAVWNGEKLSIVNTFEFKAERPSPLALPNEVAINNENGTNYLYVVLNGNNQLVKINLDDNKTVWTKQTGVAPYGITIVKDKIFVSNWAGTQPKDTLNRETAGVPYGSTYIDPKTGATTSGTVSVMGLDGWVIKEIPVGLHPNAIINSPDGEFVYVANGNSDLVSVIATGSLQAIDAIPVKLMPGKKSFIGDTPNALAINTTGTTLYVANGLDNAVAVVKLGVKAATKGFGKSEVQGFIPTEAYPGGLAIDGNTLFVTNLEGEGARVSSRELSNEEKEDAAGNADTYNSHHQKATVSIIQIPDGKGLQEYTNRVKKLNLTFREDIARLLPRKNIAPRPMPERIGEPSVFNHVLYIIKENRTYDQVLGDMPEGNGMKSLCIYGDSITPNQHNLARNFLLLDNYYASGKCSAEGHQWTDAAMVTDYVEKSVRAWFRSYPHVQDDALVYDANGFIWNNAADHGKTVRIYGEACIPHFDNKLSWTDIYNDYKAGKPFSFTNTSTISRVRPMLSQNFPASDEHRITEQLRASAFINELKDYESKPGDQLPQLMVMALSSDHTVGTRPGLPTPNAMVADNDLALGRIVEAVSKSRFWKNTVIFVTEDDSQAGWDHVSAYRTTGFIISPYNVLKRNVSTNYNQTSFVRSIEQILGIPPMNIMDATALPMFNCFTDKPSAQTYTALNNRVPINDINPKLAALKGPALHYAKLSLRPEYDHIDGGNDDVMNRILWFAAKGKKPYPAKLAGKDNDD; this is encoded by the coding sequence ATGTATAAAAACATAAGGTTATCTTATATTTATATCGCGTTAAATGTAATAGCGCTGACTGCCTGCCATACCGCAAAAAAAAATAAGGCCGATGCTGACAATGAGCAACTGAATATGCATAGTGCTTATGACGACAGCACCCTGACCAATAAAATTTTGCCGGTATTAATGCCCTATAACCGGGTAATAGACCCTGCCGGTAAGGTGATTGCTTTTGGTGACCCGGGAGACGAAAACCACAGTATGGATGTAAAGCTGATCCCCGGATCTTCCTTAATAGTGGTTGAAGACAGGTTTGGCATTGCTTTTATTGATACCATAAAAAAGAAAGTGACTGCCAGGTGGACCTATAAGAGCGACCGAAAGTACAGCGGTGTAATGAGCACTTACTCCGGATTAAAAGTCCTGCAGTCAAACCAAAAGACCTTTATTTTTTGGAGCGGAGCGGTGTCAAACGGGCAAAACTCCCATTCGTATGTGTTCCAGGCTGTCTGGAACGGAGAGAAACTGAGCATCGTAAATACTTTTGAATTTAAGGCCGAACGCCCTTCCCCGTTAGCCCTGCCAAATGAAGTGGCGATAAATAATGAAAACGGAACCAACTATTTATACGTTGTTTTAAATGGTAATAACCAATTGGTTAAAATAAACCTGGACGACAATAAAACCGTTTGGACAAAGCAGACCGGCGTGGCACCCTATGGGATAACCATAGTTAAAGATAAGATTTTTGTAAGCAACTGGGCCGGTACGCAACCCAAAGATACCTTAAACCGTGAAACAGCAGGCGTACCTTATGGCAGCACCTATATTGACCCTAAAACCGGCGCTACTACATCAGGAACGGTGTCTGTGATGGGGCTGGATGGCTGGGTGATTAAAGAAATACCGGTAGGGCTGCATCCCAATGCCATTATCAATAGCCCGGATGGTGAATTTGTGTACGTGGCCAATGGAAACAGTGATCTGGTTTCGGTTATTGCTACCGGCAGTTTGCAAGCTATAGATGCCATTCCCGTTAAATTAATGCCCGGCAAAAAAAGCTTTATCGGCGATACCCCAAATGCCCTCGCAATTAATACTACCGGCACCACCCTGTACGTGGCCAATGGATTAGATAACGCGGTGGCAGTTGTAAAATTAGGCGTAAAGGCAGCGACAAAGGGTTTCGGAAAAAGCGAGGTACAGGGTTTTATCCCAACGGAAGCTTATCCGGGCGGTTTAGCAATTGATGGCAATACGCTTTTTGTCACCAACCTGGAGGGCGAGGGCGCGCGCGTGAGCAGCAGGGAACTGAGCAATGAAGAAAAGGAAGATGCTGCCGGTAATGCGGATACTTACAACTCGCATCACCAGAAGGCCACCGTTTCCATTATTCAAATCCCGGATGGTAAAGGGTTACAGGAATATACCAACCGTGTTAAAAAACTGAACTTAACTTTCAGGGAGGATATTGCCCGACTGTTGCCGCGAAAAAACATAGCGCCCAGGCCGATGCCTGAACGCATAGGAGAGCCGTCCGTATTTAACCACGTACTGTATATCATCAAAGAAAACCGTACCTACGACCAGGTATTGGGCGATATGCCCGAAGGTAACGGCATGAAATCGCTTTGTATTTATGGCGATAGTATTACCCCAAACCAGCATAACCTGGCGCGGAATTTTTTATTGCTCGATAATTATTATGCTTCGGGCAAATGCTCGGCCGAAGGGCACCAGTGGACCGATGCCGCTATGGTTACCGATTATGTTGAAAAAAGCGTGCGCGCCTGGTTTCGCAGCTACCCGCACGTACAGGACGATGCGCTGGTGTATGACGCCAACGGCTTTATCTGGAACAATGCTGCCGACCACGGCAAAACCGTTAGGATTTATGGCGAGGCCTGCATACCGCATTTCGATAATAAATTATCATGGACGGATATCTACAATGATTATAAAGCCGGTAAGCCATTTAGTTTTACCAATACCAGTACCATATCGCGGGTGCGCCCAATGCTGTCGCAAAACTTTCCGGCATCAGACGAGCACCGGATTACCGAACAGTTGCGCGCGTCGGCATTTATTAACGAGTTAAAGGATTATGAAAGCAAACCCGGCGACCAGTTGCCGCAATTGATGGTGATGGCCTTGTCTTCAGATCATACCGTAGGTACCCGCCCGGGGTTACCAACGCCAAACGCTATGGTTGCTGATAACGACCTTGCACTTGGCCGGATAGTGGAAGCCGTAAGCAAAAGCCGGTTTTGGAAAAATACCGTAATTTTTGTCACCGAGGATGACTCGCAGGCAGGCTGGGACCACGTATCGGCTTATCGCACCACCGGCTTTATCATAAGCCCTTACAACGTGTTAAAAAGGAATGTATCCACAAATTATAACCAAACCAGCTTTGTACGTTCCATTGAACAAATATTAGGCATCCCGCCGATGAATATAATGGATGCCACGGCGCTGCCCATGTTCAATTGCTTTACCGATAAGCCATCGGCACAAACTTACACCGCTTTGAATAACCGGGTACCCATAAACGACATCAACCCAAAACTCGCAGCGCTGAAAGGGCCGGCATTGCATTATGCTAAACTATCATTAAGGCCGGAGTATGACCATATAGACGGCGGAAACGATGATGTGATGAACCGCATCCTTTGGTTTGCTGCAAAAGGTAAAAAGCCGTACCCTGCTAAGCTGGCAGGCAAGGATAACGACGATTAA
- a CDS encoding DUF2256 domain-containing protein — MKNVKKENLPQKICPCCGRPFSWRKKWEKNWDEVKYCSDACRRSKSSNQPGNSFNLIK; from the coding sequence TTGAAGAATGTAAAAAAAGAAAACCTGCCCCAAAAAATATGTCCCTGCTGCGGGCGACCTTTTTCATGGAGAAAAAAATGGGAAAAGAACTGGGACGAGGTAAAATATTGCAGTGATGCCTGCCGCAGAAGCAAAAGCAGCAATCAGCCCGGTAACAGTTTTAATTTGATAAAATGA
- a CDS encoding TonB-dependent receptor plug domain-containing protein — MPFTVFAQVKTTVNEKEGVAIENKLAAYLSSNVREQAYLHFDKPYYAAGDTIYFKAYVTMGERHELSQISGLLHVDLINTQDKIDQSLLLKLTGGVSWGDFALPDSLPKGQYRVRAYTTWMRNESEAAFFTQAVPVGSPLKDKVPESGTRPPMRASNKPEVQFFPEGGSLVTGIRSKIAFKAINENGKGINVKGTVTDNTGNVVAVFAAAHFGMGYFYLEPEAGKSYRASVQFADGSQNTIDLPGSEAQGISLTVNNDSVAKASVVITANKACYEQNKDKEYQLLIYSGGTATRVSCRLDSAVVRIDLAKRHLRTGVNTVTLFSPGNEPLCERLFFVQNYDQLSVAVTTDKEVYATREKVHIKLNVKNRADSVAAGHFSVAITDESKVPVDENNESTLLSNLLLTADLKGSVEQPNYYFNNITDEKLKQLDLVMLTNGYRRFEWRQVLNSSNPQLTYQPERKLEIAGVAQSLGGKSLANAAVSLISPSGGPVLSETTDSNGNFKFRNLEFLDKTTFVLQAVNAKGGNKTGLLYKPAAIPTPPAATEKDDTDVNRQISAYMENSRRELNEYNRYGTPKGIMLQEVKIKEIKAKDTYRSSVYGGPGHADQVVHMDDIRTGGDLVDKLNGILRSINIVRVPGATSALFLGQKMLIVVDGVAMDPRYDFNSLGPNDVETVEALKYANASIYGMGSAHGVLVFTTRIGHQRNVKDIPSFGILPITPPGYYKARMFYFPRYDIAQTNVKTDLRSTIYWNPALVTGKDGNTSFDCYNADGRGTYRVVIEGIDVKGNLGRTVYRYTVK; from the coding sequence ATGCCTTTTACTGTATTTGCGCAGGTGAAAACCACCGTTAATGAAAAAGAAGGAGTAGCTATTGAAAATAAGCTGGCTGCCTATCTAAGCAGCAATGTAAGGGAACAAGCCTACCTCCATTTTGATAAGCCTTATTATGCAGCGGGCGATACCATTTATTTTAAAGCCTATGTAACCATGGGCGAGCGGCATGAGCTGTCGCAGATCAGTGGTTTACTGCATGTTGATTTAATTAATACACAGGATAAGATAGATCAGTCGTTATTGCTGAAGCTCACCGGTGGCGTAAGCTGGGGCGATTTTGCACTGCCCGATTCGCTGCCAAAAGGTCAATACCGGGTAAGGGCCTACACAACCTGGATGCGGAATGAAAGCGAAGCGGCGTTTTTTACGCAGGCTGTTCCTGTTGGTTCGCCGCTAAAAGATAAAGTGCCCGAGAGCGGTACAAGGCCGCCGATGCGCGCGAGTAATAAACCCGAAGTGCAGTTTTTCCCGGAGGGTGGGAGCCTGGTAACCGGGATTCGTTCAAAAATTGCATTTAAGGCGATAAATGAAAACGGGAAGGGAATAAATGTTAAGGGAACTGTTACCGATAATACCGGAAACGTGGTGGCCGTGTTTGCGGCTGCGCATTTTGGGATGGGCTATTTTTACCTTGAGCCTGAAGCGGGTAAAAGTTATAGGGCCAGCGTTCAATTTGCAGATGGCTCACAAAACACCATTGATTTGCCCGGGTCCGAAGCACAGGGGATCAGTTTAACGGTTAATAATGATTCTGTGGCAAAAGCCTCGGTGGTGATAACCGCCAATAAGGCCTGCTATGAGCAAAATAAAGATAAGGAATACCAGTTGCTGATCTACTCGGGAGGAACAGCCACCCGGGTTAGCTGCAGGCTGGATAGCGCGGTGGTGAGGATTGACCTGGCTAAAAGACACCTGCGTACGGGTGTGAATACGGTAACCCTATTTTCGCCCGGTAACGAACCGCTTTGCGAACGCCTTTTTTTTGTGCAAAATTATGACCAGCTGAGTGTGGCGGTAACCACGGACAAGGAAGTATATGCCACACGGGAAAAGGTACACATAAAACTGAATGTTAAAAACCGCGCCGACTCGGTGGCAGCGGGGCATTTCTCGGTTGCAATAACTGATGAAAGCAAAGTTCCGGTTGACGAAAATAATGAAAGTACCCTGCTGAGCAACCTGCTGTTAACAGCCGACTTAAAAGGGAGCGTGGAGCAGCCTAATTACTACTTTAATAACATTACCGACGAAAAGCTAAAACAGCTTGACCTGGTAATGCTTACCAATGGCTATCGCAGGTTTGAATGGAGGCAGGTGCTGAATAGCAGCAACCCGCAGTTAACCTATCAGCCCGAAAGAAAACTGGAAATTGCCGGTGTGGCCCAAAGCCTGGGCGGGAAATCACTTGCAAATGCGGCTGTGTCGCTGATCTCACCATCAGGTGGACCGGTTTTAAGTGAAACAACAGATAGCAACGGTAATTTCAAATTCCGTAACCTGGAGTTTTTAGACAAAACCACTTTTGTGCTGCAGGCCGTAAATGCAAAAGGAGGCAATAAGACCGGGCTTTTATATAAGCCGGCAGCTATCCCGACACCGCCCGCTGCTACCGAAAAAGATGATACGGATGTTAACCGGCAAATTTCAGCCTACATGGAAAATAGCAGGCGGGAGTTAAATGAGTACAACCGCTATGGAACTCCAAAGGGTATAATGCTGCAGGAGGTAAAGATTAAAGAAATTAAGGCAAAAGATACCTATCGGTCATCGGTATATGGTGGCCCGGGCCACGCAGACCAGGTAGTGCACATGGACGACATAAGGACCGGCGGTGATCTGGTTGACAAACTAAACGGTATTCTCAGGTCAATTAATATTGTGAGAGTTCCGGGTGCTACCTCTGCATTATTTTTGGGGCAAAAAATGTTGATTGTGGTAGATGGGGTAGCTATGGATCCCCGGTATGACTTTAACAGTTTGGGCCCCAATGATGTGGAAACAGTTGAAGCATTAAAGTATGCCAATGCCAGTATCTACGGAATGGGTTCGGCTCATGGGGTATTGGTTTTTACAACCAGAATAGGGCATCAACGCAACGTAAAAGACATTCCATCCTTTGGGATCCTGCCAATTACTCCGCCCGGTTACTATAAAGCACGCATGTTTTATTTTCCCCGTTACGATATTGCCCAAACAAATGTCAAAACAGATCTGCGTTCAACCATTTACTGGAACCCCGCGTTAGTTACCGGTAAAGATGGGAATACCTCGTTTGATTGTTACAACGCCGATGGCCGGGGTACTTACCGTGTTGTTATAGAAGGAATAGACGTAAAAGGAAATTTGGGGAGGACTGTTTACAGGTACACTGTAAAATAA
- a CDS encoding helix-turn-helix domain-containing protein, protein MNEIQLEKVVFEPGRSFKLFSPRLRNTFLWHYHPEFELVYVEADAGIRHVGTHISTYTQSDLVFIGGNLPHLNFDYRLRSDYHQIVIQLKTDFMGTAIGLVPEFAVIDQLFKSAEYGIAFTGETKLKAAEQLKQLNSLNPLDQLLQLMNIFHLLAGSNERVILNGDLTSKNFILKDKIRMGAIYEYIDAQYHRKPDVNVVAQKVNLTTPAFCRYFKRQTNMTFTEFVNQYRIERAKNLLMQNHNVSETCYAIGFESVSYFNKLFKEIVGENPSDFRRSRENKTGKD, encoded by the coding sequence ATGAATGAGATCCAATTGGAGAAGGTAGTGTTTGAGCCGGGCCGATCGTTCAAGTTATTTTCTCCGCGCCTGCGTAATACCTTTTTATGGCATTACCACCCCGAATTTGAACTGGTGTATGTAGAAGCTGATGCCGGAATCCGACATGTTGGCACCCACATCTCCACCTATACGCAAAGTGATCTTGTATTTATAGGCGGCAACCTGCCCCACCTAAATTTTGATTACCGGCTGCGGAGCGATTACCACCAGATAGTAATCCAGCTGAAGACCGATTTTATGGGAACGGCGATTGGCCTCGTTCCTGAATTTGCCGTTATTGATCAATTGTTTAAAAGCGCCGAATACGGCATTGCCTTTACGGGTGAAACTAAACTCAAGGCTGCAGAACAACTCAAACAGCTGAACAGCTTAAACCCGCTGGATCAGCTTCTGCAGCTGATGAATATTTTCCATCTGCTGGCCGGTTCAAATGAACGGGTGATTTTAAATGGCGACCTTACCAGCAAAAATTTCATTTTAAAAGATAAGATCAGGATGGGTGCCATTTATGAATATATTGACGCCCAATACCACCGTAAACCCGATGTTAATGTAGTTGCGCAAAAGGTTAACTTAACTACGCCTGCCTTTTGCAGGTATTTTAAAAGGCAAACCAACATGACCTTTACTGAATTTGTTAACCAGTACCGTATTGAAAGGGCGAAAAACCTACTGATGCAAAACCACAACGTAAGTGAAACCTGCTACGCTATCGGCTTTGAAAGCGTTTCTTATTTTAACAAGTTATTTAAAGAGATTGTTGGAGAAAACCCTTCTGATTTCAGGCGCAGCCGGGAAAACAAAACAGGTAAGGATTAA